TGCTTTGCCAAGAGAGCATCATTATGCATAGTAAAATCTTTAAAACCCAATCCTCCCTATAACTTGGACTTGCACATTATCTCCCATTTCAACCAAtgaattttttgattttctccTCATTGCCCTcaaaagaattttcaaataagTGCTTCAATTTCATGGCATAAAGTGATTGGGAGCTTGAAACAAGACATTGTATATGTGGGGAGAGCTTAAGCAACATATTTAATCAGGATTTCTCTTCCTACCTAGATCAAGAGTTTAGCTTCCCATCCTTGTAAGGTCTTCTAAATCCGTTGTTTGATATTTGCAAAGTTGTCCTTTTTCTTCCTGCCAATGAAAGAGGGAAGTCCTTGGTACTTCTCATAATGCTGTACCACATGAACCCCAATAGCATCCTTGATTAAAAGTTGCATATCATGATAAGTTGATTTGCTAAAAAATAGGGTAGTTTTGGTCCTATTAATTATTTGACCTGAGGCCCTTTCATATTTGGCCAGCACCTCCAACAAAGCTTGACATTCATTCTCCAAAGACTTGTAAAAAATCAAACTATTATCTGCAAAAAGAAAATGGGTTAGTCGAGGCCCTGTTTTGCATATGGCCACCCCCTAATATCTCCATACGTGGTTGCCTTCTTAATTAGCCCATTCAACCCCTAGGTGcacatcaagaacaagtatggTGAAAGAGGGCCTCCTTGATGGAGTCCCCTTGTGGGAGTAATGTCCCCATGATGTTCACCATTTATTAGCATTGAATAGGATGCATTGGTGATGAATTCCATCATCAAATGTCTCCACCTTTCttaaaaaatcaactttttccaaaactttCTCCATATATTTCCACTCCACACAATCATAAGCCTTGCTCATGTCTAATTTAGAACCATGTAACCAGATTTGCCAATCCCATGGTTTTTCATATAGTGTAAGGTCTCAAAGGCTACCAAGATATTATCTGAGATTAAAAGATCCGACATGAATGCACTTTGTTGTTTAGAAATAAGACGAGGCATAATAAGTTTTAATTGATTGGCTAAAACCTTTGCAAAAACTCTATACAACACATTACTTAAGCTTATTGGCCTAAACTCCGAAataaatttaggattttttacCTTGGGGATCAAAGTGATTAAGGAGTGACCCAAAGCCTTTGGCATGGAGCCCGAATTCAAAAACAGTAGAATAGATTGTGTCACATCACTGCCCATTAGAGACCAATAGCTTTGATAAAAAAGTGGGGGCATACCATCGAGCCTAAGAGCTTTCAAGGGAGCCATTTGTCACAAAGCACTCTCCACCTCCTCCACCTTGAATTCAGCTAGCAACATGTCATTCATCTTATGTGTAACAAGTTGTGGAATGGTGTCAGTAACCTCCTCAAAATCGGATGGATTTGATGTAGTGAAGAGGTCTTGATAAAAATTGACAATTGTGTTAACCACTTGATCTTGTTGTGTACACCATTTACCTGAAGCATCTCTAAGCATTTTGATGTAATTTCGTCTATGCCACTGGGTTGCCTTACATGAAAAAAACTTAGTATTTCAATCCCCATCTTTAAGCCACATGATTCTAGACCTTTAGCTCCACATCTTTGATTCTTTGTCCAACAACAAATTAATTTCCTATTCAAGTTGCCTCATTTAGTCCTTGGCTTGCAATTTTTTCTGCCCGTTGtaattgctttttcttttgttctagGTCTTGACGAAAACTCCTAAAACATTTTTTACTCCATCGAGTGAGTTCTTCCCCACATTTATCCACCTTTCGGGGTACTTGTGTAGCACCTGGCTCATTGATTCTTTCCTTCCACACCGCCTCAATGTGTCACTATAGCCCTTGTCTGACATCCACATTTGCTCGAAATGGAAGGGTTTCCGAAAACAACAATCCACACCATCTGGAACAATCCATTGTGGTTTGTGGTTGGAGCAAGTTACGTCAATATTATGGACTTTTATTCCTGGAAAATTTGATAGCCACTCATTTGTCGCTATTGCTCTATCCAATCTCTCCCAAATTGTGTAGTTGGCATAATGCTTGTGCCACGTGAATTGAATCCTAGAAATCCCAAATCCATGAAGCCACATTGGTCAAGAACATCCCTAAACAATTACATTTGGTTATGGGGCCGAATTcttgctccttttttttctgATTGTCGTGTGATCTCATTAAAGTCGCCTACACCCAACCACGGCGCATTGGTTCAATTTTTCAGACTACGTAGTCTTGCCCACCCTTCATGTCGCTTCTGTTGATTAGGTTCACCACAAAAGCCCATGAATCGCCACtcattctctttatttttattaatcgTAGTGTGAATATGGTTTTTGGAGAGAGTTTCAATTGATAAATCAAAGTCTTCCTTCCAAAAAATCACCAAGCCACCCCCCTTATCTTTCCTTGGAACTTCAAATTTATGTTTAAACTTCAAACGATTCTGAACTAGTTCTAGCCTGGCTTTGTTTGCCTATGTTTCGGCTATAAACACTGcagagggatcttttgcccacACCAAATCAGCAAGCCGATTTTCTGTACGTTGGTTCCCAAACTCCCAAAAAATCCATACTAAGAGACTCTTTGCTCTTGGTAGGGCTGTGAACCAACCTCTGCCAATATATTTTAATCATCTACATGGTGAGAAACCATAGGTTTTTTGTTTGGTAACTCAAGGTGAGCTGTGGCCTGGGGTCCATGTTTTTGCCATACTGATGTTTTGCCATTCGAGGATGAAACCGTGTTAGACCTGAGGAGCCATTTCCAAGATTGTTTAGGGTTTTCAGAGTTTGGTACATTAAAGAGGTGTAAAGTCTTGGGTAGGTTGGCTGTTTTAGGTAAGTGTGGTAATTGTAGGGATTTGGTAGAATTCTGTGGCATCAAGGAGTCATCAAACGTATCCAAGGCTGGCTGTGAAGAGTTTTCCTTATTAGGGAGACTTGATTGGAATGGCTCAGCACTAAAATTCTTACCCGTTGGTGGAGTAACAGGAAAATTAAACTTCCTTAACTCACTGTCTAATTCCTCTAGCTGTTTCTCAAACGGCTCTTCCGTACTATTACTTAATTTGTAGATTACTAGCCGCATTAGGAGTAATGGCTCTTCCTTATTATGACTTTGTAGAAACCATTGGTAGAGTAATTGtttcttcaatatttttttcctgGAGTAAACTAGCCACATCAGGAGTTGCCCTTGATGGTAGTGGAGCCATCGTGCCCCCAGTTGGAGTTGGCCTCGAGTTCATAGGATGTCTAGGACAAGAAGagctttctttgttttccttgTAAAAGCCCGACATTGTAATCACTCGTTTTTGTGAGCGACTGTATGGTGTAGCATGTAGCCAAGGGCCAAATTGTTGGTCTACAGCAGTGTGAGTGACTTCACTATCAAGCTAGCTTTCATAATCCCTACATCATGTGTGAGACAGCTGCACCAGTAACAGAGATTTGGGAGCCCGCTCGTACTTAAAGGACACCCATTGTTCTTTGTTCTATCCCATAGATACCATTCGTCCTCAGCTTAGTGGTCGAGTAACATCCAATTTGATACGTACCCTCAAAAAGCTCCCACCCTCCTCTTCTGCCTCAGATGATTGTATCACCTGCCCAATAGTACCACATATTCCTTCGACCACCCTTTGGTTCATGAATCTTACTGGTATTTCGTGAACTTGCACACAAAAATATGCTAGATTGAAAGGCAAATCATCCAGTGACATGTCCGTATCGTATCGTCGCAACACCATCAGGTATTTATCAAAACTCCAGGGTTCATTCAAAAAGATGTTATCCACTTTGAGTTTGTTATCAAATGTAAAAAGAACGATATGGTTGCccatgttttttactttaaaaccaTTTTTTGATCTCCATAATGGTGTAAAAGTCGTCGCAATAGTGTCAATGTTCAAAGTCTGCCTTGTGAAAAACTTAGCAGCAATGATGAACTCCAGCGTGGCAATCTCTTCCTCTAGATCGAAAGTTGGGCCTTCCTTGTCTATAATTGACAATCCATTGTAGTGTTTTGTCAAATCCTCCATAGCTAAAAGTGATAAGTGTTTCCCTGGCCCCTAAAAAAATAACCCACAAAACCTTAAAGATAAACTTGTTATCTTAAGGGACTAAGACACCTACAAGGAGGGACAAAAGTTCTACAACCTAGGAGAAGTTTGGATATTCCAAGCTTTTGCTAGCAACAGGGAAAATCTGTAGTGATTATTTATatggttatttttataaaaatttaataaaaaagaaaaaaaaaatggaatatgaCATTCTTTCTCATATTTAACTGATTTGGcaacaattgaaacaaaaatcatcaaaagGAAAGAgcaaatttaatataaatgcaataaaaataattttattcttaaagtaattgaaataatcaaataattgtGAATTCACTAAAGTAATAcgttcatatttttaattatatcaatcttaaaatttaaattcctaaataattttaataacatATTATATTGTAGGAAAAAagtttggagcccaagcccaaacTGTATGGAATCCTGGTTACAATAACATTTTGCCAATATAACTAAGTGTTAGGAGTAGGACTGTGCAATGAATTTTAGGTAGTGAAGGTtgtcatgcaggacttaggttctgtttaaaacttggatagatgccataagttattaatttcccctaggcctgtggtccaaggagccatgcaagacttaggttttgtttaaaacttggatagatgccataagttattaatttcccctaggcttgtggtccgaggaaccatgcaggatttaggttctgtttaaaacttggattgTGGTGAATCGGATGACGCGCAGTTACCATGAAATATAGTGTAGGCAAAACcgcttttattaataataataccttcttaggttatttacattccatggacggGGTACAGCtttctcatctaagtcttcCAAATAATATGCACCTATTCCTGCTACTGAAGTGATGCGATACGGGCCTTCCCAGTTGGGTCCCTTCCCTAGGATGGGTTCTTGGCATTACCCAAAATTTTTCTCAGCACTAGGTCCCCTGGCACCAGTGGCCGTAGTTTTACATTAGCATCATACCCCTGCTTGAGTTTCTGGTGGTAATAGGCCAGTTGGATTATtgccttttctcttttctcctcgATTAAATCCAAACTTCTTTCTAGCAGTTCGTTGTTGTTGCTTGGGGTGAAGGTGCCCATTTTCAATGTTGGAAAGCTAGTCTTTAGGGGGAGTACAACTTCGGCCCCGTAAGTCATAGAGAAAGGAGTCTCTCCCGTTGACAGTCGTGGCATAGTTCAATAGGTCCATAGGACGTGTGGCaattcttccacccatcttccctttgcatcatccaatcTCTTCTTTAACCCATTAACTATGACCTTATTTGCAGCCTTGACTTGCCCGTTTCCTTGAGGGTAGGTCGGAGTGGAATATCGGTTCATAATTCCCAGATCGTAGCAGTATTTCCTAAAGgtcttactatcaaattgaaggccattGTCCTAGATGAGGGCATGAGGAATTTCGAACCATGTAATGATGTtcctccagatgaatttctttgcatccatgtccctgatgttggccagaggctcagcttcgacccatttggtgaagtagtctgtGCCGACCATCAAGTACCTCTTGTTTCCTGCTGCTTTTGGGAAAGGGCCTACAATATCCAGGCCTCATTGAGCGAACGACCAAGGACTAGAGAGGGGATTAAGGACCCCTCTCGGTTGGTGGATATTTAGGGCAAACCTCtggcattggtcgcacttcttgacatattcttgggcctctttCTGCATGCCCGGCCACCAGTACCCTTGAGTGAGGGCTTTGTGTACCAACAATCTTCCTCCTGTGTGACTCCCGTAAACTCCCTCATGCAATTCTTTGAGTAACAGCTCTGATGCTTCGAGGTGTATGCATAATAGGTATGGCCCAGAATAGGAGTGCTTGTACAGCTTGTGATCCTCTGACAGCCAGAACCAAGGGGCTTTTCTTCatattttctcagcttctgATTTCTCTTCAGGCAGTACATCATCCTTGAGAAAACTCATTAAgggatccatccagcttggACTCACTTTGACTTGATGGATTCGAACCATGTCCTTTTTGATTACGTCTACCTTGTACAAATCCTCGAGGAGGATGATTCGAGGTAAACCCTGctccgaggacgtggcaagagtggctaATGAATCTGCATGTGTGTTCCCGCTTCTAGAGATGTGCGTCAAGTTGAAGAATTCAAAGTCTAACTGCAAGCGCTTGACCTAACTAAGGTCTTCTTGCATTCTTACATCTCTGGCTTCCAACTCACCCCTCACCTGGCTCACAACCAGTCTGGAATCCGAGAACACTTCTAATGCCTTTCCTTCCATTTTCTGCACCATGGCCATTCCTTGCAATAAAGCttcatactcggcttcattgtttgtAGCCGAGAATCCTAGTCTCAATGACTTTTCTATAGTAATCTTCTTAGGGGATATTAGAAATAGCCCTACCCCGGATCCCCTTTGGTTTGCCGCGCCATCAACATACACTTTCCAATGTGAGGCTCTTTGTGCAGAGATTacgccaaccgattttccatccatgttttccTCCTTTGCTATTGCTTCTATTGGGGGTTCAGCAAATTCGGCTATTAAATCAGTGAGAACTTGGCCCTTGATAGAGGTTCGAGGCATGTATTTAATATCGAAAGCTCCTAGAAGTGTGCTCCACATGGCAATTCTTCCTGTGTAATCGGCGCTCCGGAGTACCGACTTGAGGGGAAGTTAAGTTAGAACAACGACCGtatgtgcctggaagtagtgagGGAATTTTCGTGTAGCATGCACTACTGCCAGAATCGCCTTCTCCAATGGTAAGTAACGCACCTCGGCCTTATGTAACGATTTTCTCACATAGTAAACTAGCCGTTGTATGCCATCGTCAATCTGTATTAATACCAAGCTCATAGCGTGAGGGGCCATCGTGATGTAGGCGAATAGAACTTTGTTGGCTTTagggctagacatgatgggtggcCGTGACAGGTACTCtttaagttgctggaaggctAAGGCACAGTCCTCGGACCACTCAAATCCTTTTCACTTGTTCATCAGGAGGTAGAAAGGACGACATCGGTCCGCAGATCAGGAAATAAACCGATTCAAAGCCGCGATCATTCCAGTGAGTTTCTGGATTTCTTTTGGGTTCCGAGGAGCTTGTAAATTGTGAATCGCTTTAATCTGATCTGGGCTCACCTCAATTCCCCTATGAGTTACCATATAGCCTAAAAATTTGCCGGACCCGACACCGAATGAGCACTTATAGGCATTGAGACGCAGTTTGTGTTTTCTCAAGATGCCAAAGATGACTCTGAGATCTCTCACATGCTCGGATACTactttactctttactaccatgtcgtttATGTAGACTTCAATACTCTTGCCCAGTTATGGTTCaaacattctggtcatcatcctttggtaggtagaccctgcattcttcaaaccGAAAGACATCACTTTCTAGTGGCAGTTTCTGATAGGAgtcatgaatgctatttttcCTTGATCTCCCGAGGCTAATGGTATTTGATGATAACCATGAAAGGCATCcaagaagctcattcgagggtggccTACAGTTGCATTTACCAACTGGTCTATCTGAGGCATTGGGAACGGGTCTTTTGGGCACACcctgttcaagtctgtgaaatcTACGCAAACTTGCCACTTCCCACTCTTCTTTTTTACAACCACTGTATTCGCCAACCACTCGAGGTAgaagacttctttgatagcccctgcctttTTTAGCTTTGTTACTTCGTCCCTAACAGCGTCGGCATGCTCTTTTGACgggcgtcggggtggttgctttttgggaaTTGAGGATGGGTTAACATTTAGGTAGTGGCAAATGAAACTCGGATCAACCCCtggggcatcgtaggcgtcccatgcaaacacgtcaACATTTTCTCTCAGAAACCCAATcaattcttctttctctcaGAGGGGTAGTTCCGAGCCAACTTGAAAGAATTTCTCTAGATCGTCGTCAACAATAACCCTTTCTAGACTTTTGCATTTCACCTCCTCAGCTGGCTCATCAACATGTATTGCTGAGGTGGTTTATTGCTATAAATCCTTTTGTATAGAGGCCAAGGATTCTGCATTGGATTGGCGTGAGATGGCAGCCACCATGCATTGTCTAGCCATGGCCTGATTTCCTACAATCTCCTCTACTCGGCCCTCTGACGGGTATTTCACCTTCTGGTGAAGTGTAGAAGAAATGGCTCCTAGGGCGTGGAGCCAAGGTCTGGCCACTATAGCTGTGTACGGCAAATAGGTGTCGACCACAATgaaatccacctccaccacgtTTGAACCGGTCTGTATAGGCAGTCCGATCTGTCCCCTTGGTGTAACAGTCTTCCCTTCGAAACTCACCAAAGGGGAATCATACGCCGTTAGGTCTTCAGGCTTTAGGTTTAACCCCTTGTACAGATCAGTGTACATTACTTCCACAACACTGCCCTGATCTACCAGTACTCTCTTCACGTCAAACCCCCCAATCCTAAGTGTAACGACTAGAGCAT
This genomic stretch from Quercus robur chromosome 4, dhQueRobu3.1, whole genome shotgun sequence harbors:
- the LOC126722080 gene encoding uncharacterized protein LOC126722080 yields the protein MSVARLSTEDNDRESKRSKKGTSPVLRFSDEDKIGTIQSHDNALVVTLRIGGFDVKRVLVDQGSVVEVMYTDLYKGLNLKPEDLTAYDSPLVSFEGKTVTPRGQIGLPIQTGSNVVEVDFIVVDTYLPYTAIVARPWLHALGAISSTLHQKVKYPSEGRVEEIVGNQAMARQCMVAAISRQSNAESLASIQKDL